The segment AGTTTAATACGGATATTTTCGTTGTAGAACGCAACGAAGAGGGGTGGTCTGAACCTATCAATTTGGGAGCAATAATTAACACAAAATATGCAGAAAGTTTGCCTTTTTTACATCCAGACATGAAAACTTTGTACTTTATTTCTGATGGGCAGGCAGGTTTGGGCAGCGGCGATATTTTTATGTCCAAACGCCTCAATGAAAATAGTTGGACAGAATGGTCTGAACCTGTCAATTTGGGTAAAAGCATCAATACGGCTTATTTAGATGGATTTTACATGGGTACATCTGGAAAATTCGCTTATATTGTACTAAAAAATCAACCAAATGGAGAAGGAAGTTATGATATTTTTAAGTTTGAAGTTCCTCAAAGATTTCGTCCCGAACCTGTCATAACCTTAACAGGGTTTATAAAAGATGAAAATAATAAACCAATAGAAGCTGATATTGTATGGGAAGATTTGACTACGGGTAAAATTGTAGGGCGCGTAGCAAATCGGAAACAAGATGGGAGTTTTCGGGTTACAATGCCCAAAGACAAGCCCTTTGGGGTTTATGCAGAAAAGAAAGGTTTATATTCTACTTCTCAAAATAATCAAAATGTAACTTTTATTACAGAAATAAATCAACAAAAGATAAACTCAAACGTCAGAGAAAATCAGAATATTACCCTTCTTAGTAGTCAGTATTTGGCAGAAAAACAAAAGAAAATACAACTAAATAATCTATTTTTTGATTTTGATAAAGATTCGATACTTCCTACTTCTTATCCTGAATTAGAAAGATTGATACAATTTTTAAATGAAAATAAAGATTTAAAAATAAGAATAGAAGGACATACAGACAATCAGGGAAAGGCAGAATATAATTTGACTTTGTCTGAAAAAAGAGCTGAAAAAGTTGCTAATTATTTGATTAAAAGGGGCATTGCGGCTCATAGGGTCTTTTTTAAAGGCTATGGCAGTGAAAAACCAATTGCGGATAACTTCACTCCTGAGGGACGTGCGCAAAATAGAAGGGTAGAATTTTCGCTCAAAACTTTGTAAAAGAGGTGGCTTACTGTGAATAATGCGATAAAAAATAGACTGCAAAGTAGGACTTTAACAAAAAATACTTACTTTTGTGCTTCAATTCGCATCTTGCCATGAAAAAAATAGCCCTACTTATCCTCTACTCGTCGTTTTTTTACGCTTGTTTTTTTCCTTTGAAAGGACAAGACCGCTCTGTTGCTTCTTTGGAGGAAACGGGAATATGGAGTGGTGTTTATCTAAAATTTAAACTAAGTGATAAATTAGGATACTATGGTGAGCATCATTGGCGAGTTCGAAATAGTTTGGAAAATACAAGCAGTTTTATTGGACGCAAGAGGCAACTCTATAATAGAGCAGGTCTTAATATCTTTTTTAGTCCATATTTTGAAGCAGTAATCGGTCCTACGCTGGTGCTTAACTATTCCCCAAATCCTCAAAGTGCTGATTATGAAAAGGTTACGGTGGAGCCGCGCATTTGGCATCAATGGCTTTTCCTTACGCCTGCTTTGGGTAGAGTTAAAATTTATCATCAATTTCGTTTCGAGCATCGCTGGAAACGAGCGAATAATATCGGTGCGCCTTTGGAATATACAAACCGTTATCGGTATAAATTTTTCGCTTATATTCCAATCAATAAGAAAAAAATTACAGAAAAAACACTCTATTTTTCGCCAAGTGCGGAAATCTTCCTACACTCTGGTAAGTCTATCGTCTATCATCCTTTTGAGGATTTTCGTACTTATAATGGTTTTGGTTATGTTCTTAATTCAAAAATAACCTTTTTTGCAGGACACATGTGGACGATAGGACAGAAAAAAACAGGTTTTGAGTATAGAAATACGCACATTATTCGTTTGAATGTTCTGATTGGCTTAGATTTTAGGTCGATTGAAAAAAGATTGCCTAATATTAATATTGGTTATTAAAATATTTTGATAAAAACATGACAAATTTGAATAAATATAAAAATATAGCCTTTGTTGCTCTACTTTTTCTTTTAGTCGCTTCTTTCCTTTGGTTGCATAAAAGAGAAAAAGAATGGGAAGACTTAAAAATTTCTATGGAAAAAAATCTATATTTAAAAGATTCTCTTTTAAATATAGAAAAAGATAAAAATAAAAAACAATTAGTATTAGAAAAAGCACTTTACTTTTTTTTAGAAGAAAAGGACAGTGCTGCGGTAACTTTGTTGAAAAATACAGAAATAGAAAGATACATTTTAGAAAAGTCTGATAGCTTTGCACAAAACAAAAAATATAAAACGGAGAAAACGAAAAAGTTATACGAAAATAACAATGAACTACAAGAAAAAATATCTCAAAAAGAAAAGCAAATTTTACTTTGGCAACACATTTTTCAGAGCGAACTCTCTGAAAATCAGTCTTTACAATCACTTTTTAAGGCTACGCAAGCGCATAATAAAACGTTAGAAAATATTATAGATAGTCTTCAAAATGAACTTTTGACTATTCAAGAAAGTCATAAAAAAATAGAATTTATCAATGACAAAGGCGATAAAGTGTTGTATTATGGAGAGGTAAAAAATGAAACTGCTCAAGGTTTTGGTATGGGCTTAGTCGAAGGAAAGGGGATTTATGTAGGGGAATGGGCGAACAATTTGCGGCATGGCAAGGGAAAATACATCTGGGAAAATAAGCACGTATATGAGGGAGATTTTGTAAGGGGGAAGCGTCAGGGCTTCGGCACTTACACTTTTGATACAGGACAAAAGTATGTAGGCGGCTGGTCGGAAGATTTGCGGGAAGGCGAAGGGGCTTTATATGATGAAAAAAACAAGTTATTGGTGTCAGGAATTTGGAAAAAAGACAAACTAATTTCTAAAAATTAACTTTAATGCCCAACTTTAATAGCCATCAGGGTTATATCATCACGCTGCTGTGTTTCGCCTTGGTGTGCTATCAAGGCATTTTCTATCTTCTCTTTCTGCTCGGCAAGTGGCAAATGTGCTTGTTGCGCTAAGAGATGTTCTAAGGCAAGTGTGCCAAACTTTTGTCCTTTTTCGTTTGCTTGGTCTGCAAAACCATCTGTAAATAAATATAAAATAGTTTCTTTCTTTACTAAAATTTCCTGCTTTGTAAAGGCTTTATCCTTTTTCTGCATGCCTCCAATAGATTTTTTATCCCCTGCAAGTTTTCCGATTTCACCTGTTGGATAATGCACCCAAAAAAGGTTTCTTTTTGCACCAGTAAATTCAACTAAAAATAGGTCATTTTCTTTTGCCTCTATGGTACAAAAAGTCAAGTCCATGCCATCTGCGTTAGCTCTTTCGCTTTGTTTGAGTGCGATTTGAACTCGAAGATGTAGCGTTTCTAAAATGTGGTGCGGTTCGTAAATATGTTCTAAATTTACGATTTCATTAAGCAATGTTGCACCTATCATAGACATAAAAGCACCGGGAACGCCATGCCCAGTACAGTCTGCCACTGCGATTAGCTTTTTTTCAATCTCTTTGGGACTAAACTCTATCGGGCTTCGGCGCGGAAAAATGCTTTTGGGCGCAGTTTGTACCTGTTGACACCAATAAAAATCGCCAGAAACAATATCTTTGGGGCGATAAATTAGGAAAAAATCGTGTAATATTTCTCTCATTTTTTCGCTCGTAGGAAGAATCGCCTGCTGTATGGTTTCGGCATAGCGCAAACTGTCTGTAATTTGGCGGTATTGATTTTGAAGGGTGCTTTTTTGATAGGAAATTTCGTCTTTTTGTTGCTCAATTTGCTGCTGCTGTTGTAGGAGGGCTTGATTAGATTGTTGCAGTGCTAAGGTTCTTTCTTCTACTTTTTGTTCTAATTCTTGATTTTGTCTTTCTACTAAAATTTGCTTTTCTTTTTCTTGCTTTAAAAGTGCCAAGCGGCTATTCCTCACTCTTTCGGCTAAACTATATGAAAAGATAGCTAATTTAATCGTAATTCCTATCAAAACTAAAATGTCTAAATATTTCACATTTTTGATAAGTGCCAATACTTCCAGAGAATACAAGGTAAAGCTAATAACAAAAATAAAGTTTGCGATAATAAAATACTTTGCAATTTTATAACCGCGCATATAGCAAACAATGGCAGCAATTAGAATCGTTAGCAGGGATATAGGCAGGGCAATCATATTGAGAATCATACCAATATTCCAGAAGCGAAGTATGAAAAGTAAAGCAATAAGCAAACTAATACCTTGCAAGGCTTTGATAATTTGATGCCAAAGTGGTACAAATATTTGCGTTTGTAGATAATGTTTTCCAAAAAGTAAGAAGCAAAATAGCGTACCTGCGCCGCTTATCAACCAAATACCTAAATCGATGCGAGGATAGTTGTACAAAATAAATTCTAATATATAACCGCTATTACTAAATAAATATAAAAATATGAAAAAGTTGTAAAGAAGGTAATATAAATGGTCTTTTTCTCGTAATGTTACATAAACGATTAAGTTATAGAGTAGCATCATAAGCATTGCTCCGTAAAGAAAGTTTTTGTAGCTTCTTTGTCTATAAAATTGGTTTCTAAACCCTTCATCTGTATAACCTTTAAACCATCTTTTTAAAGAATATCGCACATCTTGGGCTGAAAGTTCAGTTTGGCTGTGCAGTTTTAGATAAATAACCTGCGTTTTGTGAGCGTTGATGGTGAATTTTAGAAAAGGACTGCTACCTATTTTGACCTCTCTTTCTGAAAGTGGGGTGAGCGACCCTACTTTTTTTTCTTGAAAGTTGCCCGAAGGGAGCAACAAATAAGCCGTAACTTCATCTATAAAACCAATACTTATATAAAAATCTTGACTTTCTTCCAGAGGATTATACAAAATAAGTTTTAGCCAATGAACTGTTTTGTTTCGGTCTATTTCTTTAAATAATAAAGGCTTAAAGTTCTTTTTTGAAACCTCATGTATGTAATAATCCTGTTCCGAATCGGAAACTTGATAAAGATAAGGCGCAAGTTCGTAGGCTTCTTGCTGTGGGAGTAGCCGCAAAATAGGAGGCTCTTTTGCCAAAAGAGGCGAAAAAGTTAGGAAATAAAACAATATTAAAAAAAATAAATGAAAAAATAGCAACTTATTTTGTAATATTTTATTTTCTTTCATAGTTTTTATTTGTATAAAATAGGATAGAGGAAAAGAGAACTTTGCAGTCTGAAAGGAAAAAACCGCTCTCCTTTCCCAAATTTAAGAAAAATTTTGATAGTAGCCCCCTATTTTTTACCGTCCTTTTTGCCTTTGGCTTGAATTTATATTTTTTTGTTGATGATTGTGGATTTTGCTTGGTCGGTGGGTAATACCAAAAGGTCTGCAATATTGACATGGGCAGGGCGCGTGAGTATAAAAAATGCAATTTCGGCGATGTCCTCTGCTTGCAAGGGGCTGTAATTTTGATAGACCTGTGCGGCGCGTGCCTCGTCGCCTTTGAATCTTACCAGCGAAAACTCGGTTTCGACTAATCCCGGTTTGATTTCTGAAACTCTAATTCCTTCTTTTAATAAATCAATTCGCAAAGCCTCGCTCAAAGCTGCTACTGCGCGTTTGGAGGCGCAATATACATTTCCATTTGGATAGACTTCTATGCCTGCTATTGAGCCGATATTTAAGATGTGTTTGTGTGTTTGTAACTTCATAAAAGGCAATATTTCCTTTGTTACATATAAAATTCCTTTTATATTTATATCAATCATAGCTTCCCAATCATCGAGAGAGCCATCTTGAAAAGGCGCAAGTCCGTGTGCATTTCCTGCATTATTGACTAAAATATTGATATTTTTCCAACTATCAGGTAGGGTGGCTATCGCTGCTTTTACTGCCTGCTTTTGGCTGACATCAAAATTTAAGGTATAAATTTGTGTTTTTTCACTTAACTCTTTTTTCATTAAATCAAGCCTATCTTGTCTTCTTCCTGTGAGAATAAGGCGCATTTGGGCTTCTGCAAAAAGTTCGGCAATGGCTCTGCCAATACCAGAGGTAGCCCCTGTAATAAAAGCTGTTAGGTGCGAATAGGATTTCATTTTGTTTTTTTGTTAGAAAATAAAGTAAATAAATTTAGAAAAAGCACAACCGCAAAAGGCTTCGCGACAAAGTTAGGACAAAGTTCGCGCTTTTCCCCGTTTTTTTTCGTATTTTTGCCTCTGTAAAAACAAGCCCCTTGCTTTTTTTGTTTAGAAGGCAGCAGTCTAATTCATTTTACCTTTAAAACTTACCTATATGAGCAGCAAAACCATGTTGGTGCTTTTCGTGCTTTCTGCAAGTACTCTTTTCCCTATCGTTGGCTACTACTTAGATTATCGCACTGCCAAGCGCAAACGCAAAATCGTGGAAAGTGCAGAATCGGAAAAAAATTAGCTCTTTTATTTTTTACTAAACTTTATAGCATGAACTTTTTAGCGCATTTCTTCTTATCTCAAAAAGACGAAGATTGGCTTATTGGCAATTTTATGGGCGATTTTGTCAAAAATAAGGAACTTTCGCTGTATTCTTTGCGAATTAGGCAAGGCGTTTTTTTGCATAGGCAAATAGATGCCTTTACAGACGCGCACCAAAGTACGAAGGCGGCAACTAAGATTTTACATCAACGATTTGGCAAATATTCACCCGTTTTAATAGATGTTTTTTACGACCATTTTTTGGCAATAAACTTTGAAAAATATACAAAACAAAGCCTGCCCGATTTTTCTGCTGAAACCTATGAAATCTTACATAGAAAAAAAGAGCTATTGCCGCCTTTGTTACAAAACATAACGGCTCGCATGCAGTCGCAAGATTGGCTTACACACTATGGGACGGAATTTGGCATGCAGAAGTCGTTGGAAAATTTGAACCGCCGAGCGCAACATGCCAATCATTTAGAAACGGCTCTTTCTACACTGTATCAAAATTTTG is part of the Hugenholtzia roseola DSM 9546 genome and harbors:
- a CDS encoding SDR family NAD(P)-dependent oxidoreductase gives rise to the protein MKSYSHLTAFITGATSGIGRAIAELFAEAQMRLILTGRRQDRLDLMKKELSEKTQIYTLNFDVSQKQAVKAAIATLPDSWKNINILVNNAGNAHGLAPFQDGSLDDWEAMIDINIKGILYVTKEILPFMKLQTHKHILNIGSIAGIEVYPNGNVYCASKRAVAALSEALRIDLLKEGIRVSEIKPGLVETEFSLVRFKGDEARAAQVYQNYSPLQAEDIAEIAFFILTRPAHVNIADLLVLPTDQAKSTIINKKI
- a CDS encoding ACP phosphodiesterase gives rise to the protein MNFLAHFFLSQKDEDWLIGNFMGDFVKNKELSLYSLRIRQGVFLHRQIDAFTDAHQSTKAATKILHQRFGKYSPVLIDVFYDHFLAINFEKYTKQSLPDFSAETYEILHRKKELLPPLLQNITARMQSQDWLTHYGTEFGMQKSLENLNRRAQHANHLETALSTLYQNFETLEQHFLDFFPDILHFIQKGEWQQGTLWEGESEK
- a CDS encoding DUF2490 domain-containing protein, with the protein product MKKIALLILYSSFFYACFFPLKGQDRSVASLEETGIWSGVYLKFKLSDKLGYYGEHHWRVRNSLENTSSFIGRKRQLYNRAGLNIFFSPYFEAVIGPTLVLNYSPNPQSADYEKVTVEPRIWHQWLFLTPALGRVKIYHQFRFEHRWKRANNIGAPLEYTNRYRYKFFAYIPINKKKITEKTLYFSPSAEIFLHSGKSIVYHPFEDFRTYNGFGYVLNSKITFFAGHMWTIGQKKTGFEYRNTHIIRLNVLIGLDFRSIEKRLPNINIGY
- a CDS encoding 7TM diverse intracellular signaling domain-containing protein, yielding MKENKILQNKLLFFHLFFLILFYFLTFSPLLAKEPPILRLLPQQEAYELAPYLYQVSDSEQDYYIHEVSKKNFKPLLFKEIDRNKTVHWLKLILYNPLEESQDFYISIGFIDEVTAYLLLPSGNFQEKKVGSLTPLSEREVKIGSSPFLKFTINAHKTQVIYLKLHSQTELSAQDVRYSLKRWFKGYTDEGFRNQFYRQRSYKNFLYGAMLMMLLYNLIVYVTLREKDHLYYLLYNFFIFLYLFSNSGYILEFILYNYPRIDLGIWLISGAGTLFCFLLFGKHYLQTQIFVPLWHQIIKALQGISLLIALLFILRFWNIGMILNMIALPISLLTILIAAIVCYMRGYKIAKYFIIANFIFVISFTLYSLEVLALIKNVKYLDILVLIGITIKLAIFSYSLAERVRNSRLALLKQEKEKQILVERQNQELEQKVEERTLALQQSNQALLQQQQQIEQQKDEISYQKSTLQNQYRQITDSLRYAETIQQAILPTSEKMREILHDFFLIYRPKDIVSGDFYWCQQVQTAPKSIFPRRSPIEFSPKEIEKKLIAVADCTGHGVPGAFMSMIGATLLNEIVNLEHIYEPHHILETLHLRVQIALKQSERANADGMDLTFCTIEAKENDLFLVEFTGAKRNLFWVHYPTGEIGKLAGDKKSIGGMQKKDKAFTKQEILVKKETILYLFTDGFADQANEKGQKFGTLALEHLLAQQAHLPLAEQKEKIENALIAHQGETQQRDDITLMAIKVGH